A window of the Bactrocera neohumeralis isolate Rockhampton unplaced genomic scaffold, APGP_CSIRO_Bneo_wtdbg2-racon-allhic-juicebox.fasta_v2 cluster09, whole genome shotgun sequence genome harbors these coding sequences:
- the LOC126764599 gene encoding putative nuclease HARBI1, giving the protein MNRSSFDKLCDILRPLQKMDTNYRKAIPIEKRVAITLFALGSSAEYRSIANMFGVGKSTVCEILLEFCTEIWRLLQPSCFKMLPLNRENITELVTGFEVIGFPQCLGAIDGCHIEIHPSSDEAVDYYNYKGWYSTVLMALVDAKYRFTYIKVGSPGRCNDSQIYETSSLKKEMDSCSLLSEMSREISGVNVPVFIIGDSAFRFSKQLMKPYPFSVNQNNGEKVFNYALSKTRRVVENAFGHLKARFRRIGKGIDNSVRNANSIIKACCVLHNFLNDNNDTLNAKWLRALEELETRRQNPCDISYASDDPINGEMIRTALCTYFASLGSGDGTGTEEVSLGDIGIAEGDGRQTGDDNGDAATNVEDAAVSTEIWSGSELVEPF; this is encoded by the exons ATGAACCGAAGTTCCTTTGATAAATTATGTGACATCCTCCGCCCGTTACAAAAAATGGATACAAATTACCGAAAAGCTATTCCTATCGAGAAAAGAGTGGCTATAACATTATTTGCTTTAGGGTCATCTGCAGAGTATCGTAGTATCGCCAACATGTTCGGTGTAGGAAAATCTACGGTTTGCGAAATTTTACTGGAATTTTGCACCGAAATCTGGAGATTACTGCAGCCATCCTGTTTTAAAATGTTGCCTTTAAACAGAGAAAATATAACCGAATTGGTGACTGGTTTCGAGGTAATTGGATTTCCACAATGCTTAGGAGCAATTG ACGGATGCCACATTGAGATTCATCCATCATCTGACGAAGCTGTTGATTACTATAATTATAAAGGATGGTATTCCACCGTTTTAATGGCATTAGTTGATGCTAA aTACCGTTTTACTTACATAAAAGTAGGAAGTCCCGGGCGATGTAATGACTCTCAAATTTATGAGACGTCATCacttaaaaaagaaatggaTAGTTGTTCTTTACTAAGCGAAATGTCTAGAGAAATTTCAGGCGTAAATGTgccagtattcattattggggATTCGGCTTTTCGATTTAGCAAACAACTAATGAAACCGTATCCATTTAGCgtaaatcaaaataatggtGAGAAGGTATTCAACTACGCTCTTTCGAAAACACGTAGAGTTGTCGAAAATGCTTTTGGACACCTCAAGGCCCGCTTTCGACGCATCGGAAAAGGAATTGACAACTCTGTACGGAATGCCAACTCCATAATAAAAGCATGTTGCGtccttcacaattttttaaatgataacaACGACACGCTAAACGCTAAATGGTTACGCGCTTTGGAAGAGTTGGAGACTAGACGCCAGAATCCGTGTGATATTTCATATGCATCTGACGACCCAATTAATGGAGAAATGATTCGGAcagcactttgtacatattttg CATCACTCGGCTCGGGAGACGGTACTGGTACCGAAGAAGTATCGCTTGGCGACATCGGCATAGCTGAGGGCGATGGTAGGCAAACCGGTGATGACAATGGAGATGCAGCAACAAATGTAGAAGACGCAGCCGTTTCCACCGAAATTTGGAGTGGTTCAGAGTTAGTAGaacctttttaa
- the LOC126764600 gene encoding LOW QUALITY PROTEIN: uncharacterized protein LOC126764600 (The sequence of the model RefSeq protein was modified relative to this genomic sequence to represent the inferred CDS: inserted 1 base in 1 codon): MGRKRNVFIRDFYIIEGSNGECKLCKKKISALCLTNMKRHLQKDHSYIYDDNRAKIESXCKNDKKIKFTVEMSVNEVVNSCITLLTKQSVPLSHFDSEPFNTLTNPIFDGLHIPKINSRNILHHLKDQCDNLKNNIRNLTKNKILCLKMDAVTRHDRAILGVNVQIITSNKLEIFTLVMLELKRKHTAQYLTTKIENVLKSFNIDKAQVYAVTTDNGRNMVKAVVLLSLYSDDEESDSEIEDNYESIVCNVRFENIISIKCAAHTLQLAVKDFLDNLNTNVVNKSPNCVKYLRTPAYRHSIKSSQTLKPILDVPTRWSSTYNMLKRLLHLKEFCCKNLPLSEQLQRHEWAELEKIMHALQPQNTETQRFSRWTPPVAEDLFLIDESSVASSRSLLADGLKSMEMNYSSSYEDDIPMSINDILRKAYFEIDNYKEKRLDTSANLLEYWESKKFAYPWLQELALIVHSVPATQVSVERSFSALRLILGDLRYNLSEEHLESIMMVKLNT, from the exons ATGGGAAGAAAACGAAATGTATTCATacgtgatttttatattattgaagGCTCCAATGGAGAATgtaaactttgtaaaaaaaaaattagtgcaCTCTGTTTAACTAATATGAAAAGACATTTACAAAAGGACCATAGTTATATATATGATGACAACAGGGCTAAAATAGAAA AGTgcaaaaacgataaaaaaattaaatttaccgtTGAAATGTCCGTGAATGAAGTTGTTAATTCTTGCATCACTTTGTTAACTAAACAATCAGTGCCCTTGTCACATTTTGACAGTGAGCCATTTAATACATTAACAAACCCAATATTTGATGGTCTACATATTCCAAAAATAAActcaagaaatattttacacCATTTGAAAGATCAGTGtgataacttaaaaaataatataagaaatttaacaaaaaataaaatactttgctTAAAAATGGATGCAGTTACTCGCCACGATCGGGCTATTTTGGGTGTAAATGTGCAAATAATCACATCCAataaacttgaaatattcaCACTAGTCATGCTCGAATTGAAGCGGAAACATACTGCGCAATATTTAAccactaaaattgaaaatgttttgaaaagtttcaatatAGATAAGGCGCAAGTTTATGCAGTAACCACTGATAACGGCCGGAATATGGTGAAAGCGGTGGTACTGTTATCATTGTATAGTGATGACGAAGAAAGTGACAGTGAAATAGAAGACAATTACGAAAGTATTGTGTGCAATGtaagatttgaaaatattatttctattaaatgtGCTGCCCACACATTGCAGTTAGCTGTTAAAGACTTTTTAGATAACTTAAATACAAATGTAGTGAATAAGTCACCgaattgtgtaaaatatttgagaacACCTGCATATCG ACATAGTATTAAAAGTAGCCAAACCCTCAAACCAATATTGGACGTACCAACACGTTGGAGCTCCACTTATAATATGTTGAAGCGACTTCTACACTTAAAAGAATTTTGCTGTAAAAATTTGCCATTATCCGAGCAACTCCAAAGACATGAGTGGGCGGAACTAGAAAAAATTATGCATGCTCTACAACCA CAAAACACTGAAACTCAGCGATTTTCCCGCTGGACACCACCTGTTGCAGAAGACTTATTTCTAATAGATGAAAGCTCCGTTGCAAGCTCTCGATCTTTATTAGCTGACGGTTTAAAGTCAATGGAGATGAATTATTCATCTTCGTATGAAGATGACATTCCTATGTCAATAAATGACATCCTCCGAAAAGCGTATTTTGAAATAgataattataaagaaaaacgTTTGGATACTTCTGCTAATTTATTGGAATATTGGGAGAGCAAAAAATTTGCGTATCCATGGCTTCAAGAATTAGCTTTAATTGTTCATTCTGTACCTGCCACTCAAGTCAGTGTAGAAAGGTCATTTTCGGCACTCAGATTGATATTGGGAGATTTGAGATATAATTTATCTGAGGAACATTTAGAATCGATTATGATGGTAAAATTGAACACCTGA